gaacaatttaccaagggtcatggattcgccatcactgacaatatttaaatcaacattggatgtttttctagaagatctgctctaggaattggtttggggaaggtctatggcttgtgttatacaggagatcagagcagatcgtaatggtccctgctggccttggaatctatgaaactggCAACCAAACTTAGGACATCTTTGTGCCTAGTTTTCAGAGACTGATCATCAAGATGCATGGCTACTCACTATCTCTGGCAAAAGTCACAGACCTATTGTCTCACAGCACAAGACAACTACAAATGCAGTCCACACAAGTGAAATTTAAGTTAACTCCTGCTTGGATGTTGGGCTGGTCTGTCTAAGCAAAGGATGAAAACTGGGCTATGGCCCATGCCCctataaatgtgttagtctctaagatgccacaaggactccttgtttttattCCATAAACAAGTGAATGACTCTTTAGTAACTACGCTCAGACAGATGCCCCCCTTAATGTGGTATGGAGAGAAGGCACATCTGATCTTCCAAACAGACTGCAAGGGGgcacagcagccaggaggcttgTCCTCATTTGAGCCTCTTGTGGGAGGGGACATGCAGATTGTTGCCTAGTCCCACATTTAAGTTCATGTCAGAGCATGAGCCTAACCCTGGAAAGAGATGTAGCTCAATTACAACAAACGTGTATTTTGGCTACAAGGATTTAGGAAAAGAGCTCTTGTCCCACATCCCCCCCCCGCAACAGCTAGAGGGGTAGCCATAGGACAAGGCAGCATCTACCAAGACAGTGTACCAGCCTGCGCCCACCACCAGATGCTCCCAATGTGGCAGTGCTTTGCTCTCTCCTATCTTCCCAGGAAAGGCAACTTAAATCCACAGCAGTAGCTGGATGGGTTGAAGCTACTCCTGACTGTTCTGCAGGTGTCTGTGCCAAGATGAAAATCCCCCCATGGGAAGTTTGGGGCAGATACACAGCACTCCTAACATAGTTAATGAGGCATAACATCAGGGACACAAGTGAGTAGCAATGGGTACCATAGAACCCTTGTACTAGCCCAGTTCAGGGGCTCAGCAGTAACAGTAGTTTCCCAGCATTAAATCAGATGCCTCAATGACCGACATAGGCTGCAACTGTGAAGCCTAACAGTTTTCCATGCTTTAGTAATCAAGCCTCCCTCTTCACTTGGTCTACGGAGGGACAAAATGTATTGACCAAACTTGAAGGGAAAAGTATAAAACACAGAGGCAAGTTAGTATACTGCAAGTAAGACAGACATGGAGTATAGAAAGtaattgtttctctttttttaaactttaaacatttttctaAACATACAATTAGTGACTTTTTGCCTTTGTGAACTGCATGCAAAATAAATACCCTTCTCTCCAGCACCCAAGTGGAAGTTACAAACTGCTCTTGAAACAATACCTTGCTCAGAGATGCAATTGTAAAATTTGCTCtatcctctttaaaaaaattgagtaTGTTTACCTCCCAAGTCTTTTTTGTAGTTTTAGTCTCACCTCACTGTAGCTTCTGTCAGTGCCAgccttttaaaaaagtcaaatcttgtccattatccaagtcaattCGGTAGCTTAGATAAAAGGTGGTTTTTTTGGGTCCTTCCCCTCAGAAAAAGTGAGATTGGGTTTGCGATTGTTCTTTTGGGAATTGACTTGTAACCAAGTCCTCACCTCTGCGATAGTTGTTTATACAAATTTAAAGTTATAAGCATAACTTCAGGATCTCCATTTTTTATGTCAAGAGCTTGCAGGAAACAGTTCAATGCATCCTGTAGTTTTCCATTGTCTTTCAGTTTCTTCCCACACTCTATCAGGGCATCATAATTATCTGGTGCATGAAGAGAATCTACAATAGTCGGATTATCTTTCTGGCCTGCACTCTCCTTTGAAAAGCAGTCCATTTGCTCACCAGATAGCAGCTCAGGATCACCAGTCGATTCCTCTTGAGGCTCTTCCTCAATATCATCTGCCTCAGATATGACAGATTCTGTATCATCTAAATAACTGGTTGTACCTTCTGTATCAAGTGTTTCTCCAATAGGTTCTTCCTCAGGCTCCACACTATGCTCTTCAGCTTCTTCTACCACAAGTTCTTCTTGTACCTCATCACTATCCTCTGTTTGGCTGAGAGCTCCTATGGTTTCTTCAATATCCTCAACCTCGTCCAACACTGCAATAATAAGAGATCTTCTAGAAGCTGTAGACTTGTTTcctcttggggaaaaaatggggTTTACTATAGATTTATCACATTTAGGAGTAGATGAACTAATCCCCATCAGAGATGGACATAGAGGGCTGTTTAAGGGAGAGGACATTTTTTCAGGCGGATTTTCATCCAAAATCATGACTGAATTATCTTCATCTTCACTATCAGAAACAATTCTTCTCGCCCGCTTCTTTTTGCCAATAGGCATGTCATCACCACTTTCCATCAAGGCTTCACTCACTGGTATAGAGTCATTTAGGTTATCTATGGCTACGTTACAGGAATTCCCAAAGTTGTCATCATCTTCTCTTACCCAAGAATTCATTGCAGAACTACCATGGTTTCCTACTTGGAGATGAAAGCCTGTGTTTTCTGTGTACTCCAGTAATTTTTCCCTTTTTGAGATGTCTTGCTGTCCATCTTCAGAGTCTTCCAAAACAAGATTGAAGTCAGCCTGATACTGAGAAGATGCGACAGATGTAGCCTCCAAACTGGCTTCACTCACATGAGACTTCTGGAGTCCACTAGGGAATTCTGACATGACATTCAATAGACTTTTGGATGCTCCTGGAGAAGCTAGCTCAGGATTTTCATTCCCATCATCTTCTGGGTCATAAAGATCATGAGTTTGAAGTGACATTTCTGCATTTCTATATCTTTTAGGATCATCGGCAAAGACAGATCCATTAAACGAAGGCTGTGAAAACAGCGAAGAGGTAATTTGGATATCGTTTATGCTTTGTGAGCGATGAGAGTGTCTTCTTGATTCAGGACTATGACTCTCTTTGTTAACAAATGAGTAAACTCCAAGGGAAGAAGGTATAAAATTTGGATCAAGTTTTTGTTCAGGTTCATGTATATTGGATTGTTTCAATACCTTACTGCTAGTATGCAATTCATTAACATCCATATTAGACACATCCTGTGCAGACTTCTCTTCCTCTGAATCCACAATAAGCAAACTTGTCATTCTAGCACTGACATTAGCAACATCTTCATCCTCTGTAAGATCAACAGCTTCATCATTTGCAGGTTCAACTAATACAGGTGGTGAAATAAAGTGATTTGTGTTAAACTCTGGTGATTTATTTTTTGGTTGTGAAGACGATACTGTTGGTCTCAGCCATGCTCCCTCAGTATCACTTTTGATTCTCCCCATCAATTGGTCTTTGAGCTGAGATTCTAACTGGACCAGCTCTTGGGCCTTCTGTACCCTTTGTTGAATATACTGATGAGCGTCTTCATTTTCAGCCTGTTCTTCTTGAGCTATTTCTCGTGTATACATTAAGTCATGATCCGAAATGCCAAACATTTCCAGCGAGTGCAGATAAGCAATATGTTCATCCAGCTCTAAGTCAGTCTTTCTTTGGGTGGCATGCAAGGACTGCAGCTGAATCTGCGTTGCAGAGGTTCGAGTGTCTCCCAACGTAAAGAGCTCCCTTAATTCCTGTTTAGTGAAATACCTAAATGGGTTCTTTTTGTCACCAGTAGTTTGTCTTATTAATGAATCCTTGAAGACTTGTCGcctatatattttttcttctacTGTACCACAGGTAATCAGCCTATAAATTACTACATTTTCTTTTTGTCCAATCCTATAAGCTCTGTCCACAGCTTGGGCATCAGTAGCTGGATTCCAGCTGGGATCAAAGATCACCACTCTGCTAGCTGCCGTTAAGGTTATGCCAACACCACCTACTTGTGTAGTAAGCAAGAAGACAGAGTAATCCTTATTACTCTGAAACACACCAATCCTCCTTTCTCGTTCCACTAAGTGTGTCACTGTTCCATCAATACGCATGGTCCTAAAATGTCTGTGAGTTAAAATGCGCTCCAAGATATCCAGCATTTTTCTTGATTGAGAAAATACCAAAGTTCTATGCCCCTCCTCTTGCAGCCTTTCTAGAAGTCCCATGAGGAACATCAATTTTCCAGACTCTTGAATCAGAATCTCATCAGAGAGATGATCAATTTTGTTAGTTCCTGAAAATGCACCCCCTTCATTCTCATCATCCTGCTCAGGGTAACCACCTCCTTCCAAGCCAAGCTGGCTACATGCTCGTGCTGACAACAACCTGGGGTGATCACATAGTTTCTTTAAGACATTCAGCTCAGCCAAAGGCGACCGTGTTGTCATTAACACCTCCTTCACATGATCCAAAGAGAGAAAGTTCCTGTATATTTCTTCTTGAACTGGTGCTAAATACACCCACACAATGAAGTCATTTTTCCTGGTAAGAGAGGGCATTACAGGAGCAATGTTCTTACTCTGATCTTCAGGAAGATGGGTTTTAACTTTGTCAGAATTGTACTTCTTTTGTATGTCTTCTTTAGTTCTTCGGAGAAAGTATGGCTTTATAATGGTCATTAGATTTTCAGAGATCTTAAGTCCAAGTGCTTTCTCTCCTGGAGTCGCATCTTTCTCCCTTGCCCTTGTAATAGGATTCTCATATTCCATTTTAAAGGTCTTCGCTGTTCCTAGGAGGGACCCCTGACATGCAAAGTCAAACAAGGACCACATCTCACGCAGATTATTTTGGACTGGTGTCCCTGTGAGGAGGATGCGATTTTTTGCAGGAATAGCATATACAGATTTAGTGGTTTTAGCAGATGGGGACTTAATTTTATGGGCTTCATCAAGAATAATATAGTCCCAGACAAATTCTCGTCCACTAAGGCTAGAAAGCTGTTGCCAGTTATTGATCAGCATTTGATATGTTGTGATCACTATGCCATTCTTTCTTTGGATTCTCTCTAGTTTTCTGTTACGCTCAGTCTTGCTGGTGCCATGAAAGTCTTTCACCCTCAGTCCTGGAGTCCACTTAGTAAACTCTCTCATCCAGTTGCTAACAAGGGTGGTTGGCATGACTAGCAGTACAAACTGTATGAGTTCAGCATCAAACATCCCAGAAAGGAGTGCAATGATCTGGATAGTCTTTCCCAAACCCATGTCATCTGCCAATATACCTCCTTGCCTTCCATCACGGTAGAGACTGTATAGGAAGGCCACGCCTTCTCTCTGATACTCAAAGAGTTTGTTGTGCATCTCTCCATAGATCATTAGACCACTGTTACATACATCCACGaatccctcctcttcctctgtggcaagtgccagctctgcaagTGTTTCCTCAAGCCTTTTGATTCTGCTTCTCAGCTTTtcactgggatgaatttcattTGCAAGGTTGAAGAGTTTAAGAGACTCTTCCAGATTTCCATTCCTGGCCTCTTCTTTTGCCTGAGTCACATACCTGTAGAACACAAAACAAAGGAGCAGTGTTTGCAGGAGTCAAACAATTAACACAAACATGCATAAGTCCATTTGTTTTAACATAATTAAGTCTGATGTTTGTATAGCTATTTGAATATATTAACTGCCCAAGAACTTCATTATAGCAGAACAGCTACTCTGCCATAGTTAAGGTGAAgaccagctttctgtttaaaaGCTTGACTGTTTAAGTGCTCTAAACTCCACACAGTTAATTGGATTGCCTTGAAATTTAGTGTTCCTCTTGGGGGGCACAGGATACAATCAATTATCCAAATTTGGGGGCATTTGACCCAGAGATTGCTAaggaaaaaccaaaaccaaaaacaaaacagcttttcTTAAAGTTGACACAGTCTGTCAACTTTTTTTGCCCACAGATAGAGATCAAAACCAGGGCTCAGATCACCACACCAGGGTCAAAAACACTTGAGGGTACCCCAACAGAGCACATGGCACCCAACAGCCTGGGGGTGGTGGTCAAACAAAACGTTATTTGAAAAAGTTTGCGCCTCCACTCTTGCACACTACAGCTCCCATGCCCATTTACACACCTACAGAATTAGTGAACATGTGCAAAGAGGAAATCCATTTCCATATCACAGGACCTGGTTGTCTGTGAGGATATGTTGTAGTTATCAAATCTGTGCACCACCCCACACACTGTTCTTCAAATCCAACCCAGAGTAATATCTGAAGTGAAAAAAAGCAGGCATACTGCTCTAGTCTGCCTCCATCAAAGGGCGATTTCTATTTTGTGGAAATGTAATCTAAGTACAGCAGAATACTCCCAAATGGTCACTGGGAGGGGACGGTGATTAGGGATGCACGAGTATGTGGGAagaggggtttgggtctgtagtgaGCAATGGGAGTATTATGGCAGGTAGA
This DNA window, taken from Caretta caretta isolate rCarCar2 chromosome 9, rCarCar1.hap1, whole genome shotgun sequence, encodes the following:
- the ERCC6L gene encoding DNA excision repair protein ERCC-6-like, which produces MAGPGPAGLYERYVTQAKEEARNGNLEESLKLFNLANEIHPSEKLRSRIKRLEETLAELALATEEEEGFVDVCNSGLMIYGEMHNKLFEYQREGVAFLYSLYRDGRQGGILADDMGLGKTIQIIALLSGMFDAELIQFVLLVMPTTLVSNWMREFTKWTPGLRVKDFHGTSKTERNRKLERIQRKNGIVITTYQMLINNWQQLSSLSGREFVWDYIILDEAHKIKSPSAKTTKSVYAIPAKNRILLTGTPVQNNLREMWSLFDFACQGSLLGTAKTFKMEYENPITRAREKDATPGEKALGLKISENLMTIIKPYFLRRTKEDIQKKYNSDKVKTHLPEDQSKNIAPVMPSLTRKNDFIVWVYLAPVQEEIYRNFLSLDHVKEVLMTTRSPLAELNVLKKLCDHPRLLSARACSQLGLEGGGYPEQDDENEGGAFSGTNKIDHLSDEILIQESGKLMFLMGLLERLQEEGHRTLVFSQSRKMLDILERILTHRHFRTMRIDGTVTHLVERERRIGVFQSNKDYSVFLLTTQVGGVGITLTAASRVVIFDPSWNPATDAQAVDRAYRIGQKENVVIYRLITCGTVEEKIYRRQVFKDSLIRQTTGDKKNPFRYFTKQELRELFTLGDTRTSATQIQLQSLHATQRKTDLELDEHIAYLHSLEMFGISDHDLMYTREIAQEEQAENEDAHQYIQQRVQKAQELVQLESQLKDQLMGRIKSDTEGAWLRPTVSSSQPKNKSPEFNTNHFISPPVLVEPANDEAVDLTEDEDVANVSARMTSLLIVDSEEEKSAQDVSNMDVNELHTSSKVLKQSNIHEPEQKLDPNFIPSSLGVYSFVNKESHSPESRRHSHRSQSINDIQITSSLFSQPSFNGSVFADDPKRYRNAEMSLQTHDLYDPEDDGNENPELASPGASKSLLNVMSEFPSGLQKSHVSEASLEATSVASSQYQADFNLVLEDSEDGQQDISKREKLLEYTENTGFHLQVGNHGSSAMNSWVREDDDNFGNSCNVAIDNLNDSIPVSEALMESGDDMPIGKKKRARRIVSDSEDEDNSVMILDENPPEKMSSPLNSPLCPSLMGISSSTPKCDKSIVNPIFSPRGNKSTASRRSLIIAVLDEVEDIEETIGALSQTEDSDEVQEELVVEEAEEHSVEPEEEPIGETLDTEGTTSYLDDTESVISEADDIEEEPQEESTGDPELLSGEQMDCFSKESAGQKDNPTIVDSLHAPDNYDALIECGKKLKDNGKLQDALNCFLQALDIKNGDPEVMLITLNLYKQLSQR